The Vibrio sp. SNU_ST1 genome has a segment encoding these proteins:
- a CDS encoding MmcQ/YjbR family DNA-binding protein: protein MNYDEFNHFCGTFTGTSHVVQWGNSDVWKVGGKVFAIGGWSDDKKAAFTFKTSNLNYDFLSDCEGYKPAPYFANRGMKWIQQVETSGQLDDDLKYYLSESYRIVASGLSKRKQRELGIEHLS from the coding sequence ATGAATTACGATGAGTTTAACCATTTTTGCGGGACATTTACTGGGACGAGTCATGTCGTTCAATGGGGTAATTCAGATGTCTGGAAGGTGGGTGGTAAAGTCTTTGCCATTGGTGGTTGGAGTGATGACAAAAAAGCGGCATTCACTTTTAAGACATCCAACTTAAATTACGACTTCCTCAGTGATTGTGAGGGTTATAAACCGGCTCCGTACTTTGCTAACCGTGGGATGAAATGGATACAGCAAGTTGAGACTTCCGGTCAATTAGACGATGACCTAAAGTATTACTTGTCTGAGTCTTATCGTATTGTTGCTAGTGGTTTAAGTAAACGTAAACAACGAGAGTTGGGTATAGAACACCTATCATAA
- a CDS encoding DJ-1/PfpI family protein, whose product MEVLDFSGPFEVFSTAKRLGAEDLNVFLISENAGPVIARGGFKVLADYSLNNHPKIDLLMVVGGVHTDEMNKRNVLDWLASVSGSASQVASVCTGAFLLAKAGLLEGLAVTTHWEDISDLALQFPCLNVISDKRWVTSGKFTTSGGISAGIDMSLHLVSVHYGLQFSSKVARQMEYSWHECT is encoded by the coding sequence ATAGAAGTTCTCGACTTCTCTGGCCCATTTGAAGTTTTTAGCACTGCAAAGCGTTTAGGTGCTGAAGATCTAAATGTATTCTTAATCTCCGAAAATGCGGGACCCGTTATAGCTCGTGGCGGTTTCAAGGTATTGGCTGACTATTCATTAAACAATCATCCAAAGATCGATTTATTAATGGTCGTTGGTGGTGTGCACACTGACGAAATGAACAAACGAAATGTACTCGATTGGTTAGCTTCTGTTTCAGGTTCAGCCTCGCAAGTAGCGTCTGTTTGTACTGGTGCGTTTCTTTTGGCTAAAGCTGGTTTACTTGAGGGATTAGCAGTCACTACTCATTGGGAAGATATTTCTGACTTAGCGTTACAGTTTCCATGTTTAAATGTGATCAGTGATAAACGATGGGTGACATCAGGTAAATTCACAACTTCTGGAGGGATTTCTGCAGGTATAGATATGAGCTTACATTTAGTATCAGTACATTACGGTCTGCAATTTTCCTCGAAAGTAGCGCGTCAAATGGAGTACAGTTGGCATGAATGTACATAA
- a CDS encoding N-acetyltransferase translates to MEVRLVKASDPKFAESITKTNMASYYQARGIAWGHRQFLRSWDELDNYEVYVGDSRIGVIRFSYTSDTTFLRDLQILAEYQGRGFGSKCLDLVIEHANNQSSAQLVLRVFSENPAIKLYQSKGFTQLSEVKGLVEMELILGTHFE, encoded by the coding sequence ATGGAAGTAAGGTTAGTCAAAGCCTCAGACCCTAAGTTCGCTGAATCAATCACCAAAACGAATATGGCGAGTTACTATCAGGCTCGTGGCATCGCTTGGGGTCATCGTCAGTTTTTACGCAGCTGGGATGAACTGGATAACTATGAAGTTTATGTAGGGGATAGCCGTATTGGTGTTATCCGCTTCAGTTACACTAGTGATACAACGTTTCTTAGGGACTTGCAGATATTAGCTGAATATCAAGGTAGAGGCTTTGGTTCGAAGTGTCTGGATCTAGTTATTGAACATGCGAACAATCAATCATCGGCTCAGTTAGTGTTGCGCGTGTTCAGTGAGAATCCCGCCATTAAGCTTTATCAATCAAAAGGTTTTACTCAGTTGTCTGAAGTGAAAGGACTCGTTGAAATGGAACTGATTTTAGGAACACATTTCGAGTAA